In one window of Aphidius gifuensis isolate YNYX2018 linkage group LG4, ASM1490517v1, whole genome shotgun sequence DNA:
- the LOC122855718 gene encoding cyclin-dependent kinase-like 1 — protein MDKWLQDRKLWLFGNTLPLLPRSKSRAPSKTMERYERLGRLGEGSYGIVFQCRDRQTGRIVAVKKFQQTEDDPLIRKIALREIRLLKNLKHPNLINLLEVFRRKRKLHLVFEYCEHTLLNEMDKYPNGCPELMIKELTWQILQGVAYCHRLGCVHRDVKPENILITSDGVVKLCDFGFARMLSPGENYTEYVATRWYRAPELLVGDTQYDTLVDVWAIGCVFAELIRGEALWPGKSDVDQLYLIRRTLGDLLPRHMAIFQQNEFFSGVTLPTPQSLTPLETLLPITPNTPAHIDFLKKCLDKDPNQRWTCDQLLQHGYFENFNFQMPEGEMEEFEKLQKKYRERSRNSTYNQMVLPQLTSKGGGQHESRPRSSSLHHQNQDFDHLPTIRGCN, from the exons ATGGACAAATGGTTACAAGATAGAAAGCTCTGGCTATTTGGCAACACACTGCCACTACTGCCACGaag CAAATCTCGTGCACCGAGTAAAACAATGGAAAGATATGAACGTCTTGGTCGTCTTGGTGAAGGAAGTTATGGAATTGTATTTCAATGCAGAGATCGTCAAACTGGTAGAATTGTTGCtgtcaaaaaatttcaacaaactgAAGATGATCCTTTAATTCGTAAAATTGCATTACGAGAAATTCGTTTACTAAAG aatttaaaacatccaaatttaataaatttattagaagTATTTAGAAGAAAACGTAAATTACATTTAGTATTTGAATATTGTGAGCatacattattaaatgaaatggaTAAATATCCAAATGGTTGTCCAGAATTAATGATCAAAGAATTAACATGGCAAATACTTCAGGGTGTTGCATATTGTCACAGACTTGGATGTGTACATCGTGATGTTAAaccagaaaatatattaataacatcTGATGGTGTTGTTAAGCTATGTGATTTTGGATTTGCTAGAATGTTGAGCCCCGGTGAAAATTATACAGAGTACGTTGCAACAAGATGGTACAGAGCACCAGAATTattg GTTGGTGATACACAGTATGATACTTTGGTTGATGTTTGGGCAATTGGTTGTGTATTCGCTGAATTGATCCGTGGTGAAGCACTTTGGCCAGGAAAATCAGATGTTGATCAACTTTATTTAATCAGAAGAACACTCGGTGATTTATTACCAAGACACATGgctatttttcaacaaaatgaatttttttctggtGTTACTTTACCAACACCACAGTCATTGACACCATTGGAAACACTTTTACCAATAACACCAAATACACCTGCTCAT attgattttttgaaaaaatgtctTGATAAGGATCCAAATCAAAGATGGACTTGTGATCAATTACTTCAACAtggatattttgaaaattttaattttcaaatgccAGAAGGTGAAATGGAAGAATTTgagaaattacaaaaaaaatatagagaaCGTTCTAGg AATTCAACGTACAATCAAATGGTACTACCCCAATTGACTTCCAAGGGTGGTGGTCAACATGAAAGTCGTCCAAGAAGCTCATCacttcatcatcaaaatcaagACTTTGATCATTTACCAACAATAAGAGgttgcaattaa
- the LOC122855720 gene encoding aldo-keto reductase family 1 member A1-like, giving the protein MKSVKLSSGYDMPTVGLGTWQAKPEEIEAAVESALESGYRHIDTAFNYNNEEAIGKSLKKWLNNGGKREELFITTKLPNYGNRASDVEKYINSSLEKLGLDYIDMYLIHMPFAFVSDESCCAPSVHEDGSYQLDLNTDPVSVWKEMEKQVKNGRARSIGLSNFNEDQILEVWKNATIKPSNLQVELHAYLQQKDLREFCKIHSIIVTGYSPLGSPGAKTHFQTKYNYNPEKFPDLLGHPVVRKISNDKNKTTGQILLRHLVQEGLVVIPKSSSPERIKKNIDIFNFELSSDEIDVLNALDRGNNGRIFNFLFFKGVEHHPLYPFKNQIL; this is encoded by the exons ATGAAATCAGTGAAGCTGTCATCAGGATATGACATGCCAACAGTTGGCCTTGGTACATGgcag gCAAAACCAGAAGAAATTGAAGCAGCAGTTGAAAGTGCCTTAGAAAGTGGATATCGACATATTGATACAGcctttaattataataatgaagaagCTATTggtaaaagtttaaaaaaatggttaAATAATGGTGGTAAACGtgaagaattatttataacaacaaAG cttcCTAATTATGGTAATCGTGCATcagatgttgaaaaatatataaattcatcacTTGAAAAACTTGGTCTTGATTATATTGATATGTATTTAATTCACATGCCATTTGCTTTTGTCAGTGATGAATCTTGTTGTGCACCATCTGTTCATGAAGATGGAAGTTATCAATTAGACTTGAATACTGATCCTGTATCTGTCTGGAAG GAAATGGAAAAACAAGTCAAAAATGGACGAGCAAGATCAATTGGATTGAGTAATTTTAATGAAGATCAAATACTAGAAGTTTGGAAAAATGCAACAATAAAACCAAGCAATcttcag gtTGAACTTCATGCCTATcttcaacaaaaagatttacgtgaattttgtaaaattcacAGTATAATTGTAACTGGTTACAGTCCACTTGGTTCACCAGGTGCTAAAACtcattttcaaacaaaatataattataatccaGAAAAATTTCCTGATTTACTTGGACATCCAGTtgttagaaaaatatcaaatgataaaaataaaacaactggACAAATTTTACTACGACATTTAGTACAAGAAGGTCTTGTTGTCATTCCAAAAAGTTCATCACCAGaacgtattaaaaaaaatattgatatatttaattttgagctAAGTTCTGATGAAATTGATGTACTAAATGCACTTGACCGAGGAAATAATggaagaatatttaattttctattttttaaagg aGTTGAACATCATCCATtgtatccatttaaaaatcaaattttataa
- the LOC122855719 gene encoding DNA replication licensing factor Mcm5, with translation MNDFDQPQVFFSDNFSTDDQRDDSQKLQSFKRKYKEFIRQFHEGNFNYKYRDALKRNYNLGLYWIEVNLEDLSAFDESLAEKIYKQPTEYLPVFEEAAKDVADELTSPRPLGEEKVEDIQILLSSDGHATSLRGTKPDIVSKLIKVPGIIVSASGIRSKATKISIQCRSCRTIQSHIPIKPGLEGYALPRKCTTEQAGRPKCQLDPFFVMPDMCDCVDFQVLKLQELPDQIPQGEMPRHLQLYCDRYLCDRVVPGNRVLILGIYSIKKVSTTGSKRGGRDKALVGVRAPYIRVIGISVDGENTGSGTMPTLTNEEEDLFRRMSNDPLIYDKIAKSIAPSIFGAIDIKKSIACLLFGGSRKRMPDGLCRRGDINVLMLGDPGTAKSQLLKFVETVAPIGIYTSGKGSSAAGLTASVMRDPVTRNFVMEGGAMVLADGGVVCIDEFDKMKEDDRVAIHEAMEQQTISIAKAGITTTLNTRCSVLAAANSIFGRWDDIKGEENIDFMPTILSRFDMIFIVKDVHEENKDITLAKHVMNIHANAGQVNEETTEGELPLSVLKKYIYYCRMRCGPRLNKEAGDKLQNRYVMMRAGTREHEKDMEKRLSIPITVRQLEAVIRISESLAKMQLQPFATEVHVDEALRLFQVSTLDAAMSGSLAGAEGFTSQEDHEILATIEKQLKKRFAIGSQVSEQNIVNDFIKQKYPERAVFKVIHTMIRRGELQHRMQRKMLYRLM, from the exons ATGAATGATTTTGATCAACcccaagtatttttttctgataatttttcaactgatGATCAACGTGATGATTcacaaaaattacaatcatttaaaagaaaatataaagaatttaTACGTCAATTTCATGagggtaattttaattataaatatcgtGATGCATTAAAACGTAATTATAATCTTGGATTATATTGGATTGAGGTAAATCTTGAAGATTTATCAGCATTTGATGAATCACTtgctgaaaaaatatacaaacaacCAACTGAATATTTGCCAGTATTTGAAGAAGCTGCAAAAGATGTTGCTGATGAATTAACATCACCAAGACCACTTGGTGAGGAAAAAGTTGAagatatacaaatattattgtcatcagATGGTCATGCAACATCTCTTCGTGGTACCAag cctgATATTGTTTCCAAATTGATCAAAGTACCTGGTATTATTGTCTCAGCATCTGGTATACGTTCAAAagcaacaaaaatatcaattcaatGTAGATCATGTCGTACAATTCAGAGTCATATTCCAATAAAACCTGGTCTAGAAGGTTATGCATTACCACGAAAATGTACAAC AGAACAAGCTGGTAGACCAAAATGTCAACTTGATCCATTTTTTGTAATGCCAGATATGTGTGATTGTGTTgattttcaagtattaaaattacaagaatTACCAGATCAAATACCACAAGGTGAAATGCCACGtcatttacaattatattGTGATCGTTATTTATGTGATCGTGTTGTACCAGGTAATCGTGTGCTGATACTTggtatatattcaataaaaaaagtatcaacaACTGGTAGTAAACGTGGTGGTAGAGATAAAGCATTAGTTGGTGTACGTGCACCATATATACGTGTTATTGGTATATCAGTTGATGGTGAAAATACTGGTAGTGGTACAATGCCAACATTAAcaaatgaagaagaagattTATTTCGTCGTATGTCAAATGATCCATtgatatatgataaaatagcTAAAAGTATTGCACCAAGTATATTTGGtgcaattgatattaaaaaatcaatagcatgtttattatttggtGGTTCACGTAAAAGAATGCCTGATGGTTTATGTCGTAGAGGTGATATTAATGTATTGATGCTTGGTGATCCAGGTACAGCTAAATCACAATTacttaaatttgttgaaacaGTTGCACCAATTGGTATATATACATCTGGTAAAGGTAGTTCAGCTGCTGGTTTAACAGCATCTGTTATGCGTGATCCAGTAACACGTAATTTTGTTATGGAAGGTGGTGCAATGGTACTTGCTGATGGTGGTGTTGTTTgtattgatgaatttgataaaatgaaagaaGATGATAGAGTTGCAATACATGAAGCTATGGAACAACAAACAATATCAATTGCAAAAGCTGGTATAACAACAACACTTAATACACGTTGTTCAGTATTAGCTGCTGCAAATTCAATATTTGGTAGATGGGATGATATTAAAGGagaagaaaatattgattttatgcCAACAATATTATCACGTTTTGatatgatatttattgttaaagatgtacatgaagaaaataaagatataaCACTTGCTAAACATGTTATGAATATACATGCTAATGCTGGACAAGTTAATGAAGAAACAACTGAAGGTGAATTACCATTatctgtattaaaaaaatatatatattattgtagaATGCGTTGTGGTCCACGTTTAAATAAAGAAGCTGgtgataaattacaaaatcgtTATGTTATGATGAGAGCTGGTACACGTGAACATGAAAAAGATATGGAAAAACGTTTATCAATACCAATAACTGTTAGACAACTTGAAGCTGTTATACGTATATCTGAATCATTAGCTAAAATGCAATTACAACCATTTGCAACTGAGGTACATGTTGATGAAGCATTAAGATTATTTCAAGTATCAACACTTGATGCAGCAATGTCAGGTTCATTAGCTGGTGCTGAAGGTTTTACATCACAAGAAGATCATGAAATTCTTGCaactattgaaaaacaattgaaaaaaagatttGCCATTGGTTCACAAGTATCAGAACAAAATattgtcaatgattttatcaaacaaaaatatccaGAACGTGCTGTTTTTAAAGTTATTCATACTATGATTAGACGTGGAGAATTACAACATCGTATGCAACGTAAAATGCTCTACAGACttatgtaa